The following proteins come from a genomic window of Lolium rigidum isolate FL_2022 chromosome 5, APGP_CSIRO_Lrig_0.1, whole genome shotgun sequence:
- the LOC124657592 gene encoding uncharacterized protein LOC124657592 — protein MLFEPQKATPYPKADVGDDNVALPERRLTVLALQLALLEKAASRLGTLAFIWATVVLLGGFAITLGRTDFWCITVLLLIEGTRILGRSHELEWQHQAISCAQAVRTFSWMQLLSASACVSLSLLRLLHQHYGGSEEARKNRIAALNIFYGLALAEALLFLFEKALWEWKVGHCRLLESVADDYNLAPSAGEVGIRLFFYNSYSRCLNGSIFDGLHMNLVSYGDNLVTSGSHYEQSVGAGILVALAESNRFSDATLRKIGVSAPTIERLIEMLNWKGLLDREVRRSAAVVVSMLTGKKVIALRITGIPGAIESVASLLYVDQDELNLLGLSILNNLAHDHDNCDKIGNTQGLLDKIISYSSLDHGLAPTTPRDMRLKAVQQSLHVVKRLASTTGNTGKLLRRELTDIVFTVSNIRDVLQRQEKKVQFELHQLAIEILTSLSMDDNARELIGGTGGMVSVLVAMFLQPMAITECRQANTIRVEASEALAMLALESKKNCGRIIMALGGGVGRLIAALNDPVVSICAARILHNLCSYGGDKWQLPLKGVTAGATKVLRTIMVEKEKTLTIFLGFAAQMIRFMEPGELCASLARANVVDVVLARTLVQVLQEYSCPSKDVPRVRRYTIELAIAMMRSDVRYMAVFVELGLEDELRHVAATTSMLECFYVFSGSVGLGHPAVSIHTLVESALDLMKGCI, from the coding sequence ATGCTGTTCGAGCCGCAGAAGGCCACGCCGTACCCAAAAGCCGACGTCGGTGATGACAACGTGGCATTGCCGGAGCGCCGCCTCACCGTGCTGGCTCTCCAGCTGGCGTTGCTGGAGAAGGCGGCGAGCCGTTTGGGCACACTGGCCTTCATCTGGGCCACGGTGGTGCTCCTCGGCGGCTTCGCGATCACACTGGGCCGCACTGATTTCTGGTGCATCAcggtcctcctcctcatcgaggGCACCCGCATCCTGGGCCGCAGCCATGAGCTAGAGTGGCAGCACCAGGCCATCTCCTGCGCCCAAGCCGTGCGTACCTTCTCATGGATGCAGCTGCTCTCGGCGTCGGCGTGTGTGTCCCTCTCCCTCCTACGCCTCCTCCACCAGCACTACGGCGGCAGCGAGGAAGCGCGAAAAAACCGCATCgccgcgctcaacatcttctatgGCCTTGCGCTTGCTGAGGCACTCCTGTTCCTTTTCGAGAAGGCGCTGTGGGAATGGAAGGTGGGTCACTGCCGCCTCCTGGAAAGCGTGGCCGACGACTATAACCTCGCACCTAGTGCCGGCGAGGTCGGCATCCGCCTCTTCTTCTACAACTCTTACTCGCGGTGCCTCAATGGGAGCATCTTCGACGGCCTTCACATGAACCTCGTCTCCTACGGTGACAACCTCGTCACATCGGGCTCCCATTACGAGCAAAGTGTTGGCGCCGGCATCCTTGTCGCACTCGCTGAGTCCAACCGCTTTTCTGATGCCACACTGCGCAAGATAGGCGTCTCTGCACCCACCATCGAGCGCCTCATCGAGATGCTCAACTGGAAGGGCTTGTTAGATAGGGAAGTCCGGCGGTCGGCGGCAGTGGTTGTGTCCATGCTCACGGGAAAGAAGGTCATCGCGCTCCGCATAACCGGCATCCCAGGAGCAATTGAATCCGTGGCATCACTGCTCTATGTCGACCAAGACGAACTCAACCTACTCGGTCTCTCCATCCTAAATAATTTGGCGCACGACCACGACAACTGTGACAAGATCGGCAACACGCAGGGACTTCTTGACAAGATCATCTCCTACTCCAGCCTCGACCATGGTCTAGCGCCGACAACGCCGAGGGACATGAGGCTCAAGGCTGTGCAGCAGTCTCTCCACGTGGTGAAGAGGTTGGCTAGCACGACAGGGAACACGGGGAAGCTCCTCCGGAGAGAGCTCACCGACATTGTCTTCACCGTGAGCAACATCAGGGATGTTCTACAGCGGCAAGAAAAGAAGGTCCAGTTCGAGCTGCACCAGCTGGCGATTGAGATACTCACAAGCCTCTCCATGGATGACAATGCAAGGGAACTCATAGGTGGTACAGGTGGCATGGTGAGTGTGCTAGTCGCCATGTTTTTGCAACCGATGGCGATTACGGAGTGTCGACAGGCAAACACCATCCGAGTGGAGGCTAGCGAGGCGCTTGCGATGTTGGCCCTTGAGAGTAAGAAAAACTGCGGCAGGATCATAATGGCTCTAGGAGGAGGGGTAGGACGGCTCATCGCTGCCCTAAACGACCCGGTCGTCAGCATATGCGCCGCGAGGATCCTACACAACCTATGCTCATACGGCGGCGACAAGTGGCAACTCCCGCTGAAAGGGGTCACTGCTGGTGCCACCAAGGTGCTAAGGACTATCATGGTGGAGAAGGAGAAAACACTTACCATCTTTCTCGGGTTTGCCGCGCAGATGATCAGGTTCATGGAGCCAGGGGAGCTCTGTGCAAGCCTCGCCAGGGCAAACGTGGTAGACGTGGTGCTGGCAAGGACGTTGGTGCAGGTGCTGCAGGAGTATAGTTGCCCGTCCAAGGATGTGCCTCGGGTCCGCCGGTACACCATCGAGCTTGCCATCGCCATGATGCGGTCAGATGTGCGTTACATGGCCGTCTTCGTGGAGCTTGGGCTGGAGGACGAGTTAAGGCACGTGGCTGCAACCACTTCGATGCTCGAGTGCTTCTACGTCTTCTCCGGGAGCGTCGGGCTCGGCCACCCCGCTGTCAGCATCCACACCCTCGTCGAGTCGGCGTTGGATTTGATGAAGGGCTGCATCTAG
- the LOC124654863 gene encoding benzyl alcohol O-benzoyltransferase-like, with translation MGMANSSALKFTVRRQPPALVVPAGPTPRELKPLSDIDDQEGLRFYIPAIHFFGRHEGRGDVDPAPVLRDAVAAALVHYYPLAGRLRELEGRKLAVDCTGEGVLFVEADADVRLDQFGAALQPPFPCLDELLFDLPGSSDLLDAPLLHFQVTRLACGGFIMAVKIQHAVADGPGLVQFLAAVAEMARGAAAPTVQPVWGRELLMAPTDDDLAGAPRTFAHREYDDVPDTKGTIVPLDSMTHRSFFFGPREVAAVRSHLSPSLRRGATTFEVLTGCLWRCRTVALAPAADEEMRMICLVSVRGGRKPQQSGTVIPVGYYGNAFAFPVAVSTAGDLCDNPVSYAVELVMQAKREVNVEYVRSVARLMVRRGRPHFTVVRAYLMSDLTRSGIRDLDYGWGKPVYAGPAKGGVGAIPGVASFLIAVKNAMGEEGIAVPVCLPGHAMDKFTEEMSKLMRPAFGASSRPSSADNVFPKIKSAI, from the exons ATGGGCATGGCGAACTCGTCGGCGTTGAAGTTCACGGTACGCAGGCAGCCGCCGGCGCTGGTGGTGCCGGCGGGACCAACGCCGAGGGAGCTGAAGCCGCTCTCGGACATCGATGACCAGGAAGGGCTGCGCTTCTACATCCCCGCCATCCATTTCTTCGGGCGCCACGAAGGCCGGGGCGACGTCGACCCCGCGCCGGTGCTCcgggacgccgtcgccgccgcgctcgTGCATTACTACCCTCTCGCCGGGCGGCTGAGGGAGCTCGAGGGCCGCAAGCTCGCCGTCGACTGCACCGGCGAGGGCGTGCTGTTCGTGGAGGCCGACGCCGATGTTCGCCTCGACCAGTTCGGCGCCGCCTTGCAGCCGCCGTTCCCGTGCCTGGACGAGCTCCTCTTCGACCTGCCCGGCTCCTCCGACCTCCTCGACGCGCCACTCCTCCACTTCCAG GTGACACGGCTAGCGTGCGGAGGCttcatcatggcggtgaagatacAGCACGCGGTGGCGGACGGGCCGGGGCTGGTGCAGTTCCTAGCGGCCGTTGCAGAGATGGCGCGgggagcggcggcgccgacggtgCAGCCGGTTTGGGGCAGGGAGCTCCTTATGGCGCCGACCGATGACGACCTGGCGGGGGCGCCTAGAACATTCGCACACCGTGAGTACGACGACGTGCCAGACACCAAAGGCACCATCGTGCCCCTCGACTCCATGACGCaccgctccttcttcttcggGCCCAGGGAGGTCGCTGCCGTCCGCTCCCACCTTTCGCCGTCCCTCCGTCGCGGCGCCACCACGTTCGAGGTCCTCACGGGGTGCCTGTGGCGGTGCCGCACGGTGGCGCTGGCCCCCGCCGCCGACGAGGAGATGCGTATGATCTGCCTCGTCAGCGTCCGCGGCGGCCGGAAGCCGCAGCAGAGCGGCACCGTCATTCCGGTCGGCTACTACGGCAACGCCTTCGCGTTCCCCGTTGCCGTCTCTACCGCCGGCGACCTCTGCGATAACCCGGTGAGCTACGCCGTGGAGCTCGTGATGCAGGCCAAGAGAGAGGTGAACGTGGAGTACGTGCGCTCGGTGGCGCGCCTCATGGTGCGGCGAGGGCGCCCGCACTTCACGGTGGTGCGCGCGTACCTCATGTCGGACCTCACCAGGTCCGGCATCCGCGACCTAGACTACGGCTGGGGCAAGCCGGTGTACGCTGGCCCCGCGAAGGGCGGCGTCGGCGCCATCCCCGGAGTCGCaagcttcctcatcgccgtcaagAACGCCATGGGCGAGGAGGGCATCGCCGTGCCCGTGTGCCTGCCCGGCCACGCCATGGACAAGTTCACGGAGGAGATGAGCAAGCTGATGCGCCCGGCCTTCGGCGCATCCTCACGGCCATCGTCGGCCGACAACGTGTTTCCCAAGATCAAATCTGCGATCTGA
- the LOC124658195 gene encoding uncharacterized protein LOC124658195 has translation MVNWVQVLREHGQARLAKIAGLRQHAVAIHDQDDADAAGTVINFWLPKHHKKKHTSKEGPDGKNNKKKQSRHAVVLVHGFAGDGIMTWWPQLNALARVSHVDVYVPDLVHFGGSTSPSRDRSATFQARCLAAALRKLGVVERCTVVGFSYGGLVAFEMAAAFPELVRSIVVSGAVPAYTAAMNDALLGRFGVGSLAELMLPDSVGGVMVLFSTAFYKKPWLPRRLLGDFLELMCNNREERAGMLEDTIIRDKEAPASHVFQQSILLLWGENDNFFTIEGAKRLKEELGEKATLQNIRKAGHLAHIERPCVYNRCLKEFLAHVNTM, from the exons ATGGTGAACTGGGTGCAGGTGCTTAGGGAACACGGGCAGGCCCGCCTGGCCAAGATCGCCGGCCTCCGGCAGCACGCCGTAGCCATCCACGACCAAGATGACGCCGATGCCGCCGGCACCGTCATCAACTTCTGGCTCCCCAAGCACCACAAGAAAAAGCACACCTCCAAGGAGGGACCAGACGggaagaacaacaagaagaagcagagtAGGCACGCCGTGGTGCTGGTGCACGGCTTCGCCGGCGACGGCATCATGACGTGGTGGCCCCAGCTCAACGCCCTCGCCAGAGTCAGCCACGTCGACGTCTACGTCCCGGATCTAGTCCACTTCGGCGGCTCCACGTCGCCGTCGCGGGACCGTTCCGCCACGTTCCAGGCGCGGTGCCTCGCCGCGGCGCTGCGGAAGCTCGGAGTGGTCGAGCGGTGCACCGTCGTCGGGTTCAGCTACGGCGGTCTCGTGGCGTTCGAGATGGCGGCCGCGTTCCCGGAGCTCGTCAGATCCATCGTCGTGTCCGGCGCCGTCCCGGCATACACGGCCGCCATGAACGACGCCCTGCTCGGGAGGTTCGGCGTCGGATCGCTCGCCGAGCTCATGCTGCCGGATTCGGTCGGAGGTGTCATGGTGCTTTTCTCCACCGCCTTCTACAAGAAACCCTGGCTTCCCCGCCGTCTACTCGGCGACTTCCTCGAG TTGATGTGCAACAATCGGGAGGAGAGAGCGGGGATGCTAGAAGATACGATAATCAGGGACAAAGAAGCACCGGCATCCCATGTTTTTCAGCAG AGCATACTTCTTTTATGGGGAGAGAATGATAACTTCTTCACCATAGAGGGTGCCAAGAGGCTCAAAGA AGAGCTCGGAGAGAAGGCGACACTACAAAACATAAGGAAGGCAGGCCATCTAGCCCACATAGAGAGGCCATGTGTTTACAACCGTTGTCTGAAGGAGTTTCTGGCTCATGTCAACACCATGTGA
- the LOC124654912 gene encoding epoxide hydrolase 3-like, whose amino-acid sequence MVNFVQVIRDHFVDRLAKGAGLRQHAMTVDEAGTIMTFWVPRYKKAPEEKKKHAVVLVHGFAGDGMMTWGFQVGALAKHGYDVYVPDLVHFGGSTSPLPDRTVGFQARCIVAGLRQVGVVEQCTVVGFSYGGLVAFEMATMYPGLVRSVVVSGAAVSYTAAMNDALLARFGVASIRELMLPETLAGVTRLLTTAFYKKPWLPRRLAKDFLKVMCSNREERAEMLEDTIIRDKAALPAPVFQQNILLLWAEHDNFFPIEIGKKLKEELGEKATLRTIRKAGHLANLERPCVYNRCLKNFLDHVTLSELT is encoded by the exons ATGGTGAACTTCGTACAAGTGATAAGGGATCACTTTGTTGACCGTCTAGCCAAGGGCGCGGGCCTCCGGCAACACGCCATGACCGTCGACGAAGCCGGAACTATCATGACCTTCTGGGTGCCCAGGTACAAAAAGGCaccggaggagaagaagaagcacGCCGTGGTGCTGGTGCACGGCTTCGCCGGCGACGGCATGATGACATGGGGGTTCCAGGTCGGCGCCCTCGCCAAGCACGGCTACGACGTCTACGTCCCTGACCTGGTGCACTTCGGCGGCTCCACGTCGCCGTTGCCGGACCGCACCGTGGGCTTCCAGGCTCGGTGCATCGTGGCGGGGCTGCGCCAGGTCGGCGTGGTGGAGCAGTGCACTGTCGTAGGTTTCAGCTACGGTGGGCTGGTGGCGTTTGAGATGGCGACCATGTATCCCGGTCTGGTCCGCTCCGTCGTCGTTTCCGGCGCAGCCGTGTCCTACACGGCCGCCATGAACGACGCTCTGTTGGCGAGGTTCGGCGTCGCGTCCATCAGGGAGCTCATGCTGCCAGAAACTCTCGCAGGTGTCACGCGGCTCCTCACCACCGCCTTCTACAAGAAACCATGGCTTCCGCGTCGCCTTGCCAAGGATTTCCTCAAG GTGATGTGTAGCAACCGAGAAGAGAGAGCCGAGATGCTGGAAGATACGATAATCAGGGATAAAGCAGCACTTCCAGCCCCTGTTTTTCAGCAG aacatacttctGTTGTGGGCAGAGCATGACAACTTCTTTCCTATAGAGATTGGGAAGAAACTAAAAGA GGAGCTGGGCGAGAAGGCAACGCTTCGGACCATTAGGAAAGCAGGGCATCTGGCCAACCTGGAGAGGCCGTGCGTCTACAACCGCTGCCTCAAAAACTTCCTGGATCACGTTACACTCTCCGAATTAACCTAA